The DNA sequence TGTAACCTCCCCCAGATTTGTGCCTCAAGATAATCCTGTCTCGGAGGTCTACAGACAATTCCTTTGACTTCATGCATGGTTTGTGCTCTGACATGCACTTTCAACTGTGGGACCTTATATAGACGGGCGTGTGCCTTTCCAAATCATGCCCAATCAACTGAATTTACCACAGGTGGCCTCCAATGAAGCTGCAGAAACATCTCAAGGATGATCGGTGGAAACAGAATGCACCTGAGCTCAATGTTGAGCTTCATGGCAAAGGCTGTGAATACTTATGTACAtgtgatttctctgtttttttatttttaataaatttgaaaaaatgtaaaaaaaacatttttcacgtTGTCTATATGGGGTGTTGTGTGTAGAATTTTGAGGAGAAAAATGAACTGAATCCATTTTGGAATAAGGCTGTAACAtaacaaaatgtggaaaaagtgaaGCGTGTGAATACTTTCCGGATGCACTGTAACTTAACAGTTTCTGAAAGTATGATGCAAATTCAGCATGTATTACACCTACACATCTTCCCTTTGTCAGCTTGTCTTGGCAAACACATACTTGCAAGCAGAAGTAGTGTATACCAATTctaaaatatacacacaaagtatctgtgtttgtttctttccattatttatttatttatttatttattagtattGTTACATTCTAATGCCGTCATCATCTAAGTTATTATCACCAAAGGAGACAACGGCACTAGTCTGTGAAGCTGCCAATCAGGTTCAGTTGAGCATGACAGTAACCAAGGAATCTTGTAAGTATAACTTACTACACCTGACTGTGTGGGTCATGTGACTGTTTAGGTCCAACCACGATTGAGAACCGCTGTTATTGACACACTCAGAAACCCACCTGGCCAGTTTCCCCTCTCTGTACGTGCGTCCCCACGGATGTCGGTGTTTCTGCAGCGGCCAGACGTCAGGCAGCCACAGAGTTATCGATCCCTCCATTATCTCTCCCTCTGCACACGCTGGCTCACTCTCCCGACAGTAGTAACACTTTCCATAGAAACACGTATTATTACctggacaaagagagagagagaaacgagGTAGCCATGTAAATAAATCCACCTCCACTGTGATGTCTCGACAACGATGAGATATGAAAGAGCTGCAAACATGACTCAGAGATGGGGAGTGGTACATTCTTTTAGACAAGTCAAGGACAATAAGGATGGGAACAGACAGAAgcttcacaaacacactcaggaCATTTACACATCAACTTCCACAAATAATAGGCGTGTGaatgtcaatgtttttattcacataaaGCATAATAGGATTAAGGGACTTGATGAAAAGAttgtgtcacaggaagagacaggtGGAGTTAGCATACAGAAAGAAGAAACACCTGGGTACAGCCACTGAGAAGAGGTGGCTTAATGAACTTAAATATGGCTTGATGACACGATAACGATATAAAACCCCTCAGTTTGCTTATTCTCTCAtgagtaactgcacctgctcctgcACTGGTGTCTGTGGTTTGCTGGTTAGCTGAGACGTCTCTGTCTTAACTCGACGTCAAAACTCAAAAAGGAAAAATTCGCCAGTTTATTTAATGTttctaaagatgaggaaataaagTAGCGCTTTACACGGCCTTTAAACTAACCAGCACGTCAGTGCTTCAGGACAGACTTCAGTAACATGAAGACGAGGAaggtcctgtttgtttgtttggaagCTGTTTCTCTTATTTGAATGAAATAGAAATGTGTACCCATCAGAACATGCTCAGAGGATATATGGATATAAGAAAAATGATTTAAGGTGCCAGTAAACCAcacaaaacatgcattttagGCTTTTAGTCTAAATGACAGGAACATGCAGATCAATTATTGCAATAGTGCAATATCTCCTAGTGCAATACATAAACTATTATGAGTGACCacagtatatttaaattcaaactgTCTACCTTACTGTGCACTTACTGTGAAAGAGAATCATAAATCCAAACCCTTCAGACATTTATCAACATTCTTCTTTTAGTACAGTCATTTCAAAGTTATTATAGCTAGTGAAATtgtatttcatatatatatatatatatatatatatatgtatgtatgtatatctttATATCTAGACCCCAGTATCTTTCAAACACGGCTTCTAAAATGAATTCTAGCCTACACAACACAGGCCGTGTAAAATAATCCCCAACGACATCAAAcaggtttgttttcacacacgACACAAAATGCATGACTTCACTGTTTTCACAAGTAGAGGAAATGCTGTGGTTGATGACCTGACCTTTATGTATATGCTGTTGGAAGTTCCCCTTTGTCTGTTTATTGCAGGGATATTCTGTTCAGTTGGTCATTAAAATATTTCGTTTCTCACCGAGTTTGAAGTGCTTAGCTCCATCTAGTGTTATTAGCATAACGAGTATAACAAAAGGAAGCACGACAGGTGTAGTTCCCCCTCCCTGACAAACGGGTGTCTTTTAAAAGCCTAATCATGACATCAAGTGTACAGTGCCTCACCCTCACCAATATTCAGGTGTCTTGTGCGCTGGCGGATAAGGCCAGAGCAAAAGTGaatgagaagagaagagaatgagTGTAATCTCCAGGGAGGAAAAGGGTGTGAAGAGAGGagtcaaagcaaaacaaaaacagtcaaacaacTAGAATGAAAGGTGTGGGGGGAGATctggagcttttttttgtttgcttaaaatcctcttcacagcctgattgtaaccaattaattaatgcattgtcacaaaaatgaaaaatgtcaggcctgtaaaaacagcCTGAACAAATGAAATAGATCGTGATCAATTAAACTGCCAtctcaccccccctcccccccaagcGTACCCCCCCTACATGCACTAATCGCACAGAAGACAacgccagagcttatgctagcttgctaaatattagtgctgtcaaacgattaaaatatttaatcacgattaatcgcattaatgtcatagttaactcaatTCATCGCACacttttatctattctaaatatcccttgatttttttgtcccattatttgtTCTCATTTTAAGGCTCTTATTGACGTAGGAAAGTGGatcggcttgctttgtgcaaatgtttattGAGACAAaatctctgtcaccctgcatattttgagttattcctcttattgtgagagccgcacaataataagagaggctgtgtatcaccccACAGTGCAgtgaataaagtgccgttctTCAACGCAGACCAAGTCCCttagtttaatgtgttgttgccgtaatgaGCTAtcccgagctaaaggagctagcggtcttcggaggtctccttactacggttgcttggttggtaacactgcatacatcattacttggatgtggggagtgcatcaagaaatgatccaggctgcgttggatacggagagaCCGCTTACGGAGAGaccgcttggagacggagaagcgcacatcgctcgccatccactcaaaaTGTCACGTTAGCCTTCTACTCTTTGgtgtgcctgttgttttgtttttacagtctagctagatccggtgtggtgttgtagtttttctaacgttactagttgttgcaacagcatgtgaaaaaaactacaaagtctGTTAGgccaaaaagaacattaatcGCGCGATAAAAGCATTCACCctgttaaaatgggtttgcgttaacgccgttaatagCGCGCTAAACTGACAGCACTGCTAAATATTCAACGAGACACCAGACAGATGCAGCAACTTTATGAGtgtgttcctgtgctctggaggcaaAGCTTCAGAGGGACGTAGGGACGTTTGGAcgttttttaattcaaaatgaaGCCTGCTCAAACCGcatttccaggatctccaaccctttTTCTAAAATTCACCCAGGGGTTGCATGCCTCTACTGacagttttacttttatttcattttcaagagGCCACAGTGACCGTACATCTCTCAGTCTAAGGTTATTAAGATAAGATACGCAGAAAAACAGCGACCTTCACTTTCGACAACCAAATTCGGGTCTTTCCAATTGCATGTTTGTGCCATTTGTCATGCAGTTTCCTATATGTGTTCTTAACGAGTCAGCAAACAACTTTGTGTCTGTTACTGTGACAACGCACATCCTGGTGAATAAAATGAAAGTAGAAAGTAGTTGTgcagctctctctttctcttcacacgcacgcacgcatgcatgcacGATAACAGAAAGAAGAATGTTTATGGGACTTTCTTATCGAATTAAGTCTGCCTTGCCATTAATTATGTATGCCGCCCTATATTCACCATATAACCACGTCATTATttaatgtatgtacatacactacatttgtgattaaaataaagacaaacatttacctACACCTTAATCTCGTGCACAATCATATTGACTTGAATTGAATTGTGTGTTGAAAACTGTGAGCGCACCGACATTTTGTGCTGGTGCACCAGTGCAACCAATGAAACAACTCAGTCTGGAGCCCTGGTAAACGTTTGCAAAGAATCTGCAAGTTTTCCCTGAGGGTGTTTACACGATTGCTGTGTTGAGAATGCAAATTGATTTTTAATTgactactaaattaatcatcaactactTTCAATAATCTGTTTGAGGGAgatttttttgcttgttttctctgctcctcGATTACagtaaactgtatatctttagGTCTTTAGTAGGGCTGTGCAATTAATTGTAACTAGAAAAACAAAGTAATAGAAACATGTCATCTCTAAAACTTGATCATGTAAACAGGCTGGTCTTTAAGAGATTATTTGAGCAGCCCTACCAGCAACGTTAACTTGTTCCCTTTATTGGTAACTAGaattggatttttatttttatttgtattttattcacattgtacagtatttgttttgtaattCAATGTATAGGTTTGTATGATACATTACAACACTTttgaaactaaagaaaaaaacgaAACCACTAATTGGTCAACTGGaaatgctaaaaaaacaaaaaaaaacaacaacatgagagagtgaggaagagagGTCGGTCAAGTGCTCACCCTGCATGAGGAAGGTGCTCAGTAGCTGCTCTGTGGCCACAGGTTTAATCTCTGTACGCAGGTTGACGTATCGTCCCACCACGAGAGGCGCTCTCCTGAAGCCCAGGAtcctgcagagaggagaggagatgacaCCAGGAGATCCAACAACATCATCCACATCCAATgcaattgaaaaaataaataaataaaaaattacgTTCAAACATTCAAAAGACCACGTCTACACACCTATCCAAGTGAAACGCTGCCACCTCTGCATTGTGTCTGTCATACCCTGCGTATGGCTCACCTTCAACAACATAGTCTCTGTTATATCTGTGGGAGAGAAGAAGGGACAAACATAAGAAGGCTGaatcacactaaaaaaaaaaaaacaatacaactaGGTAATAATACACACTCCTGACCTTTTTGGTTTAAAAACCACTTTCTGTCCACCATCCAGTACAAGCAGGGCTTTGAGCTGTGTGCCCTTATAGCCCACATCTGCCCGTTCAATCCTGGCCGTGCTGAGGGCAGTGAGCACAGCAGCCAGTTCTGGGGTCTCCTCCGGATACACCTCTCTTGGACCCACCCATTGGCTTGCTATCTCCCACGGAGACTGGAGGGTGTGTATGAGGCGAGCTCCGCGGGACAGAGAGAGGCTAGCTTCCATCTGTTAGcaacataatgataataacagcgAGAGTGACCAGTTAACAAAACAATg is a window from the Solea solea chromosome 9, fSolSol10.1, whole genome shotgun sequence genome containing:
- the fam20b gene encoding glycosaminoglycan xylosylkinase, with product MKLKQRMVVLCAVLLLLGLAKIFLLDGGEGSAANRQDLRAFRKMEASLSLSRGARLIHTLQSPWEIASQWVGPREVYPEETPELAAVLTALSTARIERADVGYKGTQLKALLVLDGGQKVVFKPKRYNRDYVVEGEPYAGYDRHNAEVAAFHLDRILGFRRAPLVVGRYVNLRTEIKPVATEQLLSTFLMQGNNTCFYGKCYYCRESEPACAEGEIMEGSITLWLPDVWPLQKHRHPWGRTYREGKLARWEYDESYCEAVKKMPPYDAGPRLLDVIDTAIFDYLIGNADRHHYESFQDDGGASMLILLDNAKSFGNAALDERSILAPLYQCCMIRVSTWNRLNLLRGGVLSSGMRQALAFDPLHPVLAETHMAALDRRLSGVIATVKQCMEAQGPDNTLIEDRINLPHP